Proteins encoded together in one Micromonospora kangleipakensis window:
- a CDS encoding DUF1360 domain-containing protein, with the protein MTTSGLRRKVARLRQAYAPDEHRPLGGYLVAMGTYATVTAALAGVVRATGRPVPEHPAPADVVLLSIATHKLSRLLSKDAVTSPLRAPFTRYDHPIGSGEVMEQVRDRGSPTRHAIGELLSCPFCLAVWVATGLTGGLVLAPRLTRLVATALTAVAASDFLQMGYAVAQQAAEGGDDDEM; encoded by the coding sequence GTGACCACCAGTGGCCTGAGGAGGAAGGTGGCGCGGCTGCGCCAGGCGTACGCGCCGGACGAGCACCGGCCACTGGGCGGGTACCTGGTCGCGATGGGCACCTACGCCACCGTCACCGCGGCCCTGGCCGGCGTGGTCCGGGCGACCGGGCGGCCGGTGCCGGAGCATCCCGCCCCGGCCGACGTGGTGCTGCTCTCGATCGCCACCCACAAGCTCAGCCGGCTGCTCTCCAAGGACGCGGTCACCAGCCCGCTGCGCGCCCCGTTCACCCGCTACGACCACCCGATCGGCAGCGGCGAGGTGATGGAGCAGGTCCGCGACCGGGGCAGCCCCACCCGGCACGCCATCGGCGAGCTGCTGAGCTGCCCGTTCTGCCTGGCGGTGTGGGTGGCCACCGGGCTCACCGGCGGTCTGGTCCTGGCCCCCCGGCTCACCCGGCTGGTCGCCACCGCGCTCACCGCCGTGGCCGCCTCCGACTTCCTCCAGATGGGCTACGCGGTCGCCCAGCAGGCGGCCGAGGGCGGGGACGACGACGAGATGTGA